GATTCCAGAATAATGCGATACTTGTCACGTATTTATATCAATATATGTGAGTCTCATCTTTATTAAAAAGATAGTACAAATAATGatacaaatatatgataaaagtaGCATTTTTGTTGATTCCGTTGCTAGAGACATATGTAAACATGAGTAATAATACCATGAGAGTTTTTGGTACACACTCGTGTATACTATACAATGACATTTGTGGTAGTTGAATGTTTAACTATTGGACCTTGGTTGCAAATTCAATGATTCTTACATCTAGTGCATTTGTGCATGTCATAGATTGAAGTATAGTAGAGTTTCCGGTAATACCATAACCACCAAAACATAGCCTACAAAGTAGGATCCTAAGATTCCTAACTGAACCAATGATGTACTTCGTCTTACACGAACTCATTCAGTAATTTATAACTTAGTATCCAGTTTCTCAGATACAAAAGTGAATACTCTTAAATAAGTAGATTTGAATGACAATTCtttattttaaaactatttcattttacaaaaaagaaaaaaaaacactaacttAATCAACTGATGAAATCTTAACTTGTAACATTATCGAAACTGATAAGGAGAGAGCTTTATTTGGAAGGGactagggctgggcacgggccgggcctgGCCCAATTTTGGAGGAACCGGACCTACCCGTTTTAAAATGtaaccgggggggggggggggcgggcCGGGTACAAGGATTGTAAGTTTGGAAACTAGACCTAACCCAACCCGTTTGAAACGGGCAGGTTCGGGAAGGGTCCACGGGtccaattactttttttttttccatcatCTTTCTGAGATTTCTCAGTCCCCAGTACCCAAACAAAAACCCACCTCTTGGATCTCATTGCCCCTCCATATCCTACAAATTTCCCATTTCCTATTCCCTTGCCGCTTCAGATTCCACCTCCCCATTTCCCCATTCCCAATTCCTACTTCGGCCACCTCTACTTTTGTTTTGATATAGAGCTCCAAAACTGATTTCTCGATCAACCTGTGAAGGATCATTTTCAAATGCATGAGTCTAAACTGTGAGGGAGACAAGCTAACAATGAGAAACAAGGGGCTTCATTTTTCAAATCACAAACAATCTACCTGTGAAAGATCAATTTCAAATGCAtgagtttctttttcttcagcCGCAGCTGCTAGTTCTGCTTCATTTAGCAAATCACTGGGACCAGCTCTAATTTTACCCATTGTTTTGCTAATGGTAAAATCATCAACATTTCTTGAAACCCACCTTTTGCATAAAGAACTCCATCAATAGCTAATACAGTGACAACAGCTGCAGCAATAGCAACCATACCTACACCAGTAGCTGAACCATCGGTGGTGAATCGGTGAAGGTCTCGGGTGACGAAGGTAAATCGGTGACAGTTTGATTGGAATCCGTTCGTGTGCCAGTGATGTCAGCGTTCGGTGATGTCGGCAAGGAGAGATAGCAGTGGTAAAAGATGAGTTGAGTGGGAAAAGAGGCTGGGTCACTCGGAGAAACAAATCCCATCCATTCATTCCATTTTAGAAACGGCCCGGACGGGGCCCCATGCTTTTACATATTTGGAATTTCCCTACCTCGTGAATACCACCTCCCCGCCCCGCCTTGCCCCGCCCCGCCTCGCCCCGTTTCTTCTTTAGAAAAATTGTACCCGGCTTGTACTCGTCCCGAATCGCGATTAACCACCCTGACCCGCGGTTCTTAGACCCATTTGCCCACCCCTAGAGGGGACTCGGATACTTGTCATGGCAATGATGATCCAATGAAAAATGTTAAGAAGACTATTTTAAAGTGAGACTCTTCATAGACTCTCTAATATCTCACAGTTTAACTTTAATTTTCGTGTTAACATATAAAACATTAATTATGCTAAAAATATGAGGTGACAGAGAATTCCACTTTTAAGATAATCTTCTTTCCAGTTCTCATGATCCAATTAAGCATGCTCTCACATTGAGGAACATCAATCTCCTTGTTGGTCTTATTATTCTGATGACCAATGATTAGGGATCTTAATATTTTCGCagctaaaagaaaaaataaaaataaaaatgcttTGTTTtcctaaataaaatatttagaaAGCAATTGAACGTCTAGTGTACAGCAATGTCGTGGTTTGATCATGATGATGGTTTCCTTCCCTTTTATCTTTTCGGCCAagaaatcaaacccaaaacGCATCATTATTTATGGGCCGCTTTTTCATATATAGCAGAAGAAAGAAGGCATCAAGTCTTctgctttttttatttgttaaaatACCAATTACCAACCTCTTAGTACTGCAATCTGGTAATATTTCTCTTCTATAGACAGTTTAGTGATATCCCAAAAAGCATCAAGTTTTAGGTTCTATTCTCGTCAAAGACGTTAAAGAcgaatttaaactacattatattaactcattgtgaggctcaGACCATATTTTCTTTTAATGAAGATAATATCGATTAtgaaaaaacaaacaccaaTTAGCACAAACAAAGCTTGTTTTTGCTTAATAATTAGGTCTAGGAATTTGTTGCACTAAAATCCCGTTAGAAAAGAGACAACCTCACAGCAAAGCACAATCAATTCCCCAAATACCACACTTTCTAACTTTTAGCCGTTGCTCAAGAAGTTggtaaaattatatatttctaAAAGAACATCAATTTCTTTTATCAAACAATTTATGGATTTAATGATTAGAATCATATATAGAAGAATATTTCATCTAAGCAACATTTcatgcgttttttttttttttaaggaaaatctcgacagaaaaaaaatttattgaataaaaaaaaagttatacttgatcagaaaaaacataaatattacCCCTCAAAATAAAGCAATATTTCATGTTTGATGTTTTAACAACAAAGTATATTGAGCTTGCggttttaacaataaaaaagtaCATAAAATTGAAAACCGTTTATATTTGATATCTCATCTAGGAAgctaatttcataatttgtattTTACGAGCAATATTAATGTTGAAAATGAATTCCATATTGACGAGGAGAGGGACTTGACATAGACTTATAAGATGTTGGGCTTTTTCCTATTTTGCTAATTTGTTTTATAGTAGaaacttaaatttcttcatgCTATCAGAGTATGTTgtcccacatgtgaagcccaaaTGCCACACGTGCTCCACCTCACCCGAGTTATATTGTCCAAGTGTTCGACTAGAAAATTTGTTATGCGTGAGGAGGAATATTGAGAATAAATCTTACATTGATGAGATGAAGGACCTTGCATGCTCTTATAAATTGTTCTTATATGAGTTTGAGTTAATCTCCATATTATCATttgattttataatatatatataaaaaaaaacaaaggaactCGGAACTTTAGATACAATTATAAATTGTTCTTTATCGGATCATGGTCAATTACTGTGGTCAATCAAATAACCAAAAACATTGGTAAATTTAGTAGGTTAgtcattataaaaaaaatccaagggAAATTAATTAGTAAATTTAGTAACGCCTGGgctagaaaaatgaaaatattaaaataaaacaagaccAAAATCTGAATGGGGTCCACATTAGAGCGGCTATAAATGTCCAATCTTGCTTTTCACAACCAAGTCCTTCCATCTTCTCTCCCCACCCAAAAGCACTCCCCATTCGGCAGCAGTCGGCACCTTCTCCCGCACACCGTCCCTTGTTGTCACTTCACTCGGACCATTTCACAAACACGCCACCTGCATTCCAAATCCCATCTCCGTCCGATTCACAATGGTCGACGTCGACCGGCGAATGACCGGCCTCAACCCGGCTCACGTAGCCGGCCTCCGCCGCCTCTCCGCCCGAGCCGCTGCTGGCCCACCAACCCCGACAACCGCCTCAAAATCCACCCTTCCCGTACGGAATGGCCTTCTCTCCTTCGCCTCGTTAGCTGACAACGTCATATCCCACCTCAAAAGTTCCGGTTTCCAGGTCCAGCCGGGTCTGTCCGAATCCGAGTTCGCCCGGGCAGAAGCTGAGTTCGGATTCATATTCCCTCCCGACCTCAAAGCCATTCTCTCAGCTGGGTTGCCGGTGGGCCCGGGTTTCCCGGACTGGCGCGCCGCCGGTGCCCGCCTCGGTCTCAAGGCCTCGCTCGACCTCCCGATCGCTGCGATTTCGTTTCAAATCGCGAGGAACACCCTTTGGTCTAAGTCCTGGGGTCTGAGACCGTCCGACCCGGAAAAGGCCTTGCGGGTCGCGAGAACCGCTTTGAAGAGAGCCCCGCTTTTGATACCAATTTTCAACCATTGCTACATTCCTTGCAACCCCTGTTTGGCGGGGAACCCCATCTTCTTCGTCGACGAGAATCGGATCTTCTGTTGCGGGTTGGATCTATCCGATTTCTTCGAGCGGGAGTCATTGTTTCGGAAATCGGAGACCGACCCGTATATCCTAAAGAAGCAGAGATCAGTGAGCGAGAAATCGGCCGGGTCGTCTTCGAATTTCTCGCGGCGGAGCCTAGACACTGGTTACGGGTCAGGAACCAAAACACCGAGATGGGTCGA
This is a stretch of genomic DNA from Malus domestica chromosome 02, GDT2T_hap1. It encodes these proteins:
- the LOC103403082 gene encoding uncharacterized protein, yielding MVDVDRRMTGLNPAHVAGLRRLSARAAAGPPTPTTASKSTLPVRNGLLSFASLADNVISHLKSSGFQVQPGLSESEFARAEAEFGFIFPPDLKAILSAGLPVGPGFPDWRAAGARLGLKASLDLPIAAISFQIARNTLWSKSWGLRPSDPEKALRVARTALKRAPLLIPIFNHCYIPCNPCLAGNPIFFVDENRIFCCGLDLSDFFERESLFRKSETDPYILKKQRSVSEKSAGSSSNFSRRSLDTGYGSGTKTPRWVEFWSDAAVDRRRRNSNSSSSSCSSPERFFDMPSRFEIPKWVDEYIDQIGSALRQGGWSDTDISDIVSVSASGFFEGEMVMLDNQAVLDALLLKADRFSDSLRKAGWSSEEVSDALGFNFRPEKERKPAKKLSPELVEKIGKLAESVSR